ATAAATATTTACTAATCCATTATTGATGCTAATTATCAGAGAAGCGATCGCTGATAAAATTTCTGCATTGTCAATTTTACTCCTGAATCAGAACTCCTGATGAATCTCATCTCAACATCTCGCCTTTATTTACAACGTAGTGCTGACAATGCTTTTCTGGTTGCACACACCGTAAATACTTGCAATATAGTCAATAGCAACAAGAATAAGCAGATATTATGGAATTCATAGATTTTTATCTATTATATTTTTTTTGTTTTTTGAAACTATTTTTATAAAAATAATTAATAAAAATATTAAAAATATTCTTTTTAGAGTTTTTTAGAGCAATTAAAGTCTTAATAGTTCAAAAATAATATATTTATTTCCTTAAATGGCTGATATCAGTATTTTTCAGACTCCAGACCCCCTTTCCTTTTCAGAGGATTTGCATAATAATGGCATTCACATCCCTCAAACATCCCCGAATCAATGTAGATACAGGCAAATGTTTGAGCTAAGAGTTGATTAAAAAACTATAAGAGAGGCAAAAAAATGAAACTAGCAGTTTATGGAAAAGGTGGAATCGGCAAATCTACAACCAGTTGTAATATCTCTGTCGCTCTAGCTAAACGGGGTAAGAAGGTACTACAAATTGGCTGTGATCCTAAACATGACAGCACCTTTACCCTGACTGGGTTTTTGATTCCTACCATTATTGACACCTTGAAAGAAAAAAATTATCACTATGAAGATGTTTGGTCAGAGGATGTAATTTACAAAGGATATGGCGGTGTTGATTGCGTTGAAGCAGGTGGACCTCCAGCTGGTGCTGGTTGTGGTGGCTATGTAGTTGGGGAAACAGTTAAATTATTAAAAGAACTTAATGCTTTTGATGAGTACGACATAATTTTATTTGATGTCCTGGGTGACGTTGTTTGTGGTGGTTTTGCCGCACCGTTAAATTATGCAGATTATTGTCTAATTGTTACAGATAATGGCTTTGATGCCTTATTTGCTGCTAACCGGATTGCAGCTTCCGTCCGTGAAAAAGCCCGGACTCATCCCTTACGTCTAGCGGGGTTAATTGGTAATCGAACTTCTAAGCGTGACTTAATTGAGAAATATATAGAAGCCGTACCCATGCCTGTTTTAGAGGTATTACCTTTAATTGAAGATATCCGCGTTTCTCGCGTCAAAGGCAAAACTCTGTTTGAAATGGCAGAGTCAGATCCTTCTCTGCTCTATGTTTGCGACTATTACCTAAGTATTGCCGATCAAATTCTCGCTCAACCTGAAGGTGTCGTTCCTAACGATGTTCCTGATCGTGAACTTTTTTCTCTATTGTCAGATTTTTATCTCAATCCAGTAAAAGTACAACCCAGAAATGCAGAAGAGGAATTAGACTTGATGATTGTATAAAACTTTGTACCTCTGGGGATAGACTTATGGCTTTCTTTGATAGTTTTACCGATTCGATCAAACAAAAGTGGTTGCAATTCTTTCAAGCAAATCGTGAATGGATTACGCTCCAGATGACAGTTGAATCAGTTTATACTCCTGATGGCGGCAAGCGTCCGTCTTCTTACCTTATCCTGGGAGTCATCAATGCTCTAGAACCGAAATTAGCCCAGCTAATGTTTCCCTTTGCCAAGCTGAATCCAGATGCGGATGCTTTAATTGAAGTTCTGGATTTACATTTTGACCCCGATATTGCCCTTGGTAATCGTCTTAGTCCCACAGTAGAACCAGAAATGTACTTCCGTCAACCGGCTGTGGTCATGGCAGATATTTCTGAACCAGAAACACAGTCTTTCCCTGTCTCTGGTATCGGTTTTAATGACTTGGGAAACGAGACACAAGCAACTTGGGCTAGAGAGAGAGATGATGATGGCTTTGGTGATATTTCCTTATCTGATGAAGATATTGCCCAGGATTCAGAAAGATTATCCAGTTTAGAAGCAATGGATAATTTCGGTCATGCCTCCTTTGCTCCCATTTCTTTGACTGATGAAAGCGATGATCAGAAATTTAATCTCCTCGCTTCAGTTGATGAAAATGCCTTTGGGGAAATACCTGATGATGCTTTTACTGGGCTAGATCTATCGGAAGAAAGTTCATTTAATGAACTGAATACATCTGAAGAAAATGGATTTAATGATGTAGTTTCGGACATCTGGGGTGATGAAACTTCGTTGCTCAATGGTGACGACAATTTGGAAGAACTGCCATCTGAGGTTTTTAATGAATCAGAAATGGCTCGTCTCTTCCCTAACAATTAATTGTTGAAAGCGTGTGAGAGGGGGCAGGAGGAGCCTGACAGGTGTAGGTTTTTAATATTCTCTGTAAAGGCCAGACCGGGAAGACAAGGAAGGATAGTAGACAAGGAGGATTTTATCCACAAAATACTCAATTCATGGGTTGTTTTGTTACTAATCATCCATTCATTTGTCCGGTTTTCCTCCCTTGTCACCTTGTCCACCTTGTCCACCAAGTCTTGTCCTCAAGACAATGTAAAAAACCTACACTTGTCAGGCAGGAGGGGCAGGGAGCAGGGAAAGAAATGTATATAATTCTTACCCATTACCTATTACCTATCCCCAATCATCTATTTTCCAATTTAAAAAATTAACGGGAGAATATGAATATGACTGTTGCTCAACAGCCCGAAGCTTTAAATTTTGAATGTGAAACCGGAAATTATCATACTTTTTGCCCGATTAGCTGCGTTGCGTGGTTATATCAAAAAATTGAAGATAGTTTCTTTTTGGTAATTGGCACAAAAACCTGCGGTTACTTCCTGCAAAATGCTATGGGGGTGATGATTTTTGCTGAACCCCGCTATGCCATGGCTGAGTTGGAAGAAGGGGATATTTCCGCACAGTTGAATGATTATGAAGAATTAAAACGGTTATGTGAACAAATTAAACGCGATCGCAATCCTAGTGTAATTGTCTGGATTGGTACTTGCACCACGGAAATTATTAAAACCGATTTGGAAGGTTTAGCACCTAAATTAGAAGCTGAGTTGGGTATTCCCATTGTCGTCGCTCGTGCTAACGGACTCGACTACGCATTTACCCAAGGAGAGGATACTGTATTGGCTGCTATGGCTCATCGTTGTCCTGAAAAGTCTCCGGTATCGGAAACTGAAAAAGGCGAGCGTAATGCCATTCAGAAGCTGATGAATTTCGGGAAGAAAAAAGAAGACATCGCTCAAGATGAATCTGAGTATGTAGAACATACACCTTTAGTTCTATTTGGTTCTTTACCTGACCCTGTAGTTACCCAATTAACCTTGGAATTGAAAAAGCAAGGTGTTAAAGTTTCGGGTTGGCTACCTGCAAAACGGTTTACAGAATTACCTGTGATTGAAGAAGGGTATTATGTCGCTGGTGTGAATCCTTTCCTCAGCCGCACTGCTTCAACTTTAATGCGTCGCCGTAAGTGTAAACTGATTGGCGCACCTTTCCCCATTGGTCCCGACGGAACTCGCGCTTGGGTGGAAAAAATCTGTTCTGTCTTGGGAATTACCCCCCAAGGTTTGAATGAAAGAGAAGCGCAGATATGGGAAAATTTAGAAGAATACGTGCAGTTAATTCGCGGTAAATCTGTGTTTTTCATGGGTGATAATTTGTTAGAAATCTCCCTAGCGCGGTTCTTAGTTCGTTGCGGAATGACTGTGCAGGAAATCGGGATTCCTTACATGGATAAACGCTATCAAGCTGCTGAGTTGGCTTTGTTAGAAAAAACTTGTCGGGAAATGAATTCTCCTCTACCAACGATTGTGGAGAAGCCAGATAATTACAATCAAGTTCAACGGATTTATGAGTTGAAACCTGATTTGGTTATTACTGGTATGGCTCATGCTAATCCTCTGGAAGCAAGGGGTATTAATACTAAGTGGTCTGTGGAGTTTACTTTTGCTCAAATTCACGGTTTTGGTAATGCGCGTGATGTTTTGGAGTTGGTAACTCGTCCTTTAAGAAGGAATAATAATTTGCAGGATTTGGGTTGGGATAAGTTGGTAAGAGAAGAAGCGAAGATTTAGGTTTTTTCGTAGTTTTAAGGACGGGCTTTCGGGTTCGTCCTTTTTTTTGGACGCAGAGACGCAAAGAGAAGAGGAATGTTATAATTGGTAAGTTATGCTTTTGATTTAGTGGATAGAGCTATGTCAGTAACTCAGCCCTAAAGGGACTGAGCTTGTAAGAAATTGCCAGCTGTACTGACCAGTCTAAGTCTTCACTGACTACGTTTTTTGAGTCACGACACCCCGGAATGCGTAGCTAGTTCCCTGCTCTGTCATTTGCAATTAAACAGTTTTAAAGTCACTGAAACAGTGTTGCAAGTTTAAAAAGCTCTTAAAACATTGACGAAGCTAACATCACCCCGAAAGGGAGGCACATCGCGTGCAACACATTATGCGTACAGAGTTGGGAATTTTGAATCGGTAATTGTCCCGTTGAAAGTACATTACAAAAGTACACCGAATTTACCAACTCCAAGGCGGTAATGAAAAAATATTCAAGGCGGTTAAAACCGCACGAGTCGTTTCCCTCTCAGCACGCTTTGTGTCTGAGTTTCCCACTTACCGGGTATTTTTATGAATCATCAACTATATGAACAAGATTTTAATCTTTGGCGAGAAACAATCATTACACAAATCAAAGAAAAACATTTTAATGATATTGATTGGGAACATTTACTATTAGAACTGGATGATATGGGTAAATCGGAAAAACGGTCTTTCTTGAGTAATTTAACAATTTTAATTGCTCACTTACTCAAGTTAACTGTTCAAGCTGATGCTCCTGAAATGATGAAAGGAAGTTGGTACAGTTCTATTACTGAACATCGTTTTAGAATTAAAAAAGATTTACAAGAAAATCCTTCTTTTAGAAATTATTTTTATGAAGTAATTTTCATAGCTTATGCTGATGCTAGAAAACTGGCAATTAAAGAAAGCAAAAATGCTAAGTTAGGAGTGAGAAAACCAGATGAATCAGAATATCCTCTTGATTTACCTTTTACTTTAGAGCAGTTATTAGATGAAGATTTTTATGGAGATATAGTTGAATAGTTGGTTGGTTTGAGGAAATGTGGCATGATTGCAATTGATACAAATATATTTTTATTTTTTTGTCATATCAATGTACATTTGACGTATAAACCAATTGACTGCTTCTAATATTCCATCATAATTATTTTCTACATTATTCTCTTTTATATATCGGTTGTTTCGCAGTTTTTTAAGTTCGTTTTGTTGTCTTTCTTTATTAGTCTTGTTATGTACAATAATATTACGAAATTTTTGAGCAGCATCTATAAGAAAATAAAAATCCTTTCTCAAAGGTTCAACGGAAGAAGCTATTCTAGGACTTGGTTTCTTTAATGCTTTAGAAGATGTTAGAGAATTAACATTATGAGATATGTGATAACGGTTATTATGACAACAAATTTGTGCTAAAACTGTTGAAACTTCAGGGTTTAAAGCATACGGTAATGCCATGAACATTCCTCTTACTCTGCCAAAATTAATAGAAACAAAAAAATCTTTTAGATCAAAATTCAGTACATAACGCTTACCAACATGAGCTTTTGCATTAGTTACAATATTTTTACCTTTTACAAATCCATGAACTGAAGGCTTGACTTGATAGACACACTGTAAAACTTGATTAAGTTTTTTTTGAATTAATTTCAAAGATGTTGCAGGAGTTGATATGATACGTTCTCCTCCCAATTTTTTCTTTATAGCGAAAGTTATATATCTAAATTTATAAGGAATTACATACAAATAATAGACTAAATCTCCATAGGGAATTTCCAGAAGTCTTGCTACATCTCTTCCACTTCTTAAAGAGTAAAATTTTTTAATTAATTCATCACAATTTTTATCCAAACTGGGACTAAGAGCCTTTTTTATAAATAGACTCGTTGTTTCGCCATTTTCAGACATTGTTCAAACCCTTATATTTAATAATAAATAATGTATATTATTATGGTTATTTACGACCTAATTTAATTAGGAATAAACTACTCTGAAAAAAATTGTGGAGATATTTAGGGCATTATTCCCACTTTCTCGAAAAAACACGTCTAATACGTCTAATATGTGTAAAGCTGACTTTACGGCTGACCGTCGCAGGATCAACAACGGCAATCAATAAGGCTCGCTAAATATCTCCTTGTATAAAAATATATGTTTTAGGCTTTACTGTCAAGCTAGTTATAAAAACTTCAGTAGCTTCATAGCTAACTATAAATTTTTACATTGAAACACATAACAATGCTTAGTTAATTATCCTGATTGTGTTGTATCTTGACAACATGGTGAAATATTTTGTAACGTTTGCGTAGCGTGTTGGATAAATATCGAAAAGGACATAAAAGAGCGATCGCTCTTTACTTATCTATTAATATTTTATAGTTACAATAGAAGATAAAACTCTCATTTTTGCAAAATGTCTCAAATGATCACCCTCCAATTACCTGATACACTGGCACAAAAAGCCAAAGCAATCGCTGCTTTTAGCGATCGCCGCCTAGAAGATGTATTATTAGAATGGATTGACCGCGCTAGTAGTGAAATACCTGTAGAATCGCTACCAAATGAGCAAGTTTTGACCTTGTGTGATTTGCAAATGGAAACTCAACAGCAAGAAGTTTTTAGTGACTTGTTAGCACGTCAGCGAGAAGGACAGCTAAACGATACAGAAAATAGCCAACTAGATGAACTCATGCAAGTTTACCGACGTGGTTTAGTCCGTAAAGCCAAAGCCTTAAAAGTGGCTGTTGAACGTGGTTTAAAACCAGCACTAAATTAACAGTCATGGCTCGTTTTTACATTCCTGTTGAAATAGAACGTCGTGTTCGGAAAGATGCTCAAAATCGTTGTGGCTATTGTTTAAGTCCTCAACGGTTAGTAATGGCACGTTTGGAAATTGAACATATTATTCCTATAGCCAATGAAAAAATTCCAGTTAACCCAGAATTTTTTCAAGAAACCGAAAATTTATTAACTCTTAAAAACCCTTTTCCAGCAACTAAATTAAAAGAAATAACTACTACTAACAACTCACAACTGCCGCACTTCTTAACCCTTGAACAGTAGAAATTACCTGTTTGGCAACTTGATCAATTTCTTCAACTGTATTAAATCTGCCAATGCCAAACCGGACCGAAGCATAAGCTAATTTATCTGAATGTCCCAAAGCTTTCAACACATAAGAAGGGGCAACATTATTAGAAGAACAAGCAGAACCAGAAGATACAGCTACTACTGATTGTAAACCTAAAGAAAGTGCCGCACCATCAACACCTTCAACACTAATATTTAAGTTTCCTGCTAATCGGTTTTGAGGATGTCCATTTAAATAAATTCCTCCTAAACTAGATAACTGTTGCCACAATCTTGCTCTTAATTCTATTAATCGTTGATTTTCTGTTTCTTGTTCGGCTATTGCAATTTCTACAGCTTTCCCAAAACCAACAATTTGCGGTGTATATAACGTCCCCGAACGCATTCCTCTTTCATGTCCTCCCCCATGTTGTTGGCAAGCCAGTTTGACTCTAGGGTTACGTCTGCGGACATATAAAGCCCCAATTCCTTTTGGCCCATAGACTTTATGTGCGGTTAAAGACATTAAATCAATATTCATCTCTTCCACATCTAAAGGTATTTTACCAATAGCTTGGGCTGCGTCTGTATGCAAAATAATTTGTCTTTGCCGGCACATTTCCCCAATTTTGGCTATTGGTTGTAAAACCCCAATTTCGTTATTTGCAGTCATGATTGATACTAAAATTGTATCATGACGCAAAGCTTTTTCTAACTGATCTAAATCAATTAATCCATCTTTTTGCACAGGTAAAACTGTGATTTCAAAACCGAGACTTTTTAAATATTCACAAGGATCTAAAACTGCTTTATGTTCCGTAGTAATAGTAACAATATGTTGACCTTTTTGGAAATAAGCTTCGGCAATACCTTTAATAGCTAAATTATTGGCTTCCGTTGCCCCACTGGTAAAAACAATTTCTTCGGGTGTAGCATTGATTGCGTCTGCTAAAATTTCCCGTGTTTGTTTAACAGCAGCTTCAGATTCCCAGCCGTAAACGTGACTAATACTAGCTGCATTACCAAACTTTTCTGTAAAGTAGGGAATCATTGCAGCCATTACCCTTTCATCAACGGGGGTGGTAGAATGACAATCGAGGTAGATAGGACGAATGGACATAATTAATTCAGAGTTAATTTAAAATTTGACCTAGTTTTTTTAAGATGCGGAAAACTTGATAAAGTTCGTTTTCTCGCTTCCAAAGTGTAAATTGATTAGATAAACTATATTGGGGTTGATTGATTTGTGATATTTTTAGAAAAATAAAATCACTTCCATTCATTACCAATCCAAACACAGGTTTTGTAGGATGAGGATTACTCAGCATATAAGTAAGTGCTTGAGGTATGGCTTCTGAAAGCGAAAAAGCACTTCGTTTAGATTCAATTACTAATAACCATAATTGTTGCTGAATTACTAAAACATCAATTCTGCCTCTGATAATTGTTTCTTTATCTTCTACGGTAATTTCTGTTGATGATTCACTTCTAATAAAGAAAGGTTCATCATAAAATCCAGCTAAACTGAGTAAGGGAGATAAAACTACTAATTTTACTGTTTCTTCCGATAAAGGAGGATATTTAACTAACCGGAGAAAATGAGATTTCACTTTATCTAGATACTGTTTTTCTAAATCAGAGATTTCTGGTAAATTTTCCCACCATTCAGTAAAGAACGCTTCATTATCAGTTTGTTCTAAACTGAATCTTTCTTCTAAATAGGCAATACCTACATTTTGCGCTTGGATGACTTGAACCATAATACAAATAATAGAATTGATATTTCTATTGTATAAGAGGATGAATGAACAATTCACTTATATTGTATCAAATATTGTTTTACCCCTCCCTAACCCTCTGACAGGTGTAGGTTTTTAATATTCTCTGTAAAGGCAAGACCAACTGATGACAAGGAAGGAAAGTAGACAAGGAGGATTTTATCCACAAAATACTCAATTCATGGGTTGTTTTGTTACTAATTATACATTCATTTGTCCGGTTTTCCTCCCTTGTCACCTTGTCTACCTTGTCCACCAAGTCTTGTCCTCAAGACAATGTAAAAAACCTACACTTGTCAGTCCCTAACCCTCCCCTTAGAAAGGGGAGGGGACTTGATTTTCTGTTATCCCCCCTTTCTAAGCTATCCATTACCGGGATCTTTCTTAACATTCGATAAGAGCGATCGCTCTCAAACCCCAAACCTTAATCCTCCGTTGATGATTCTCAGTAAAATAAGGGTTTTATCAAGAAGAATAAGGTACATTTTGTCAAGATTAGGGAAATTTTCAAGCGTTGAAACCGTTGCCACATAAATGTTTC
The window above is part of the Dolichospermum sp. DET69 genome. Proteins encoded here:
- the bchL gene encoding ferredoxin:protochlorophyllide reductase (ATP-dependent) iron-sulfur ATP-binding protein encodes the protein MKLAVYGKGGIGKSTTSCNISVALAKRGKKVLQIGCDPKHDSTFTLTGFLIPTIIDTLKEKNYHYEDVWSEDVIYKGYGGVDCVEAGGPPAGAGCGGYVVGETVKLLKELNAFDEYDIILFDVLGDVVCGGFAAPLNYADYCLIVTDNGFDALFAANRIAASVREKARTHPLRLAGLIGNRTSKRDLIEKYIEAVPMPVLEVLPLIEDIRVSRVKGKTLFEMAESDPSLLYVCDYYLSIADQILAQPEGVVPNDVPDRELFSLLSDFYLNPVKVQPRNAEEELDLMIV
- a CDS encoding DUF5331 domain-containing protein; translation: MAFFDSFTDSIKQKWLQFFQANREWITLQMTVESVYTPDGGKRPSSYLILGVINALEPKLAQLMFPFAKLNPDADALIEVLDLHFDPDIALGNRLSPTVEPEMYFRQPAVVMADISEPETQSFPVSGIGFNDLGNETQATWARERDDDGFGDISLSDEDIAQDSERLSSLEAMDNFGHASFAPISLTDESDDQKFNLLASVDENAFGEIPDDAFTGLDLSEESSFNELNTSEENGFNDVVSDIWGDETSLLNGDDNLEELPSEVFNESEMARLFPNN
- a CDS encoding ferredoxin:protochlorophyllide reductase (ATP-dependent) subunit N; its protein translation is MTVAQQPEALNFECETGNYHTFCPISCVAWLYQKIEDSFFLVIGTKTCGYFLQNAMGVMIFAEPRYAMAELEEGDISAQLNDYEELKRLCEQIKRDRNPSVIVWIGTCTTEIIKTDLEGLAPKLEAELGIPIVVARANGLDYAFTQGEDTVLAAMAHRCPEKSPVSETEKGERNAIQKLMNFGKKKEDIAQDESEYVEHTPLVLFGSLPDPVVTQLTLELKKQGVKVSGWLPAKRFTELPVIEEGYYVAGVNPFLSRTASTLMRRRKCKLIGAPFPIGPDGTRAWVEKICSVLGITPQGLNEREAQIWENLEEYVQLIRGKSVFFMGDNLLEISLARFLVRCGMTVQEIGIPYMDKRYQAAELALLEKTCREMNSPLPTIVEKPDNYNQVQRIYELKPDLVITGMAHANPLEARGINTKWSVEFTFAQIHGFGNARDVLELVTRPLRRNNNLQDLGWDKLVREEAKI
- a CDS encoding DUF29 domain-containing protein; translated protein: MNHQLYEQDFNLWRETIITQIKEKHFNDIDWEHLLLELDDMGKSEKRSFLSNLTILIAHLLKLTVQADAPEMMKGSWYSSITEHRFRIKKDLQENPSFRNYFYEVIFIAYADARKLAIKESKNAKLGVRKPDESEYPLDLPFTLEQLLDEDFYGDIVE
- a CDS encoding IscS subfamily cysteine desulfurase encodes the protein MSIRPIYLDCHSTTPVDERVMAAMIPYFTEKFGNAASISHVYGWESEAAVKQTREILADAINATPEEIVFTSGATEANNLAIKGIAEAYFQKGQHIVTITTEHKAVLDPCEYLKSLGFEITVLPVQKDGLIDLDQLEKALRHDTILVSIMTANNEIGVLQPIAKIGEMCRQRQIILHTDAAQAIGKIPLDVEEMNIDLMSLTAHKVYGPKGIGALYVRRRNPRVKLACQQHGGGHERGMRSGTLYTPQIVGFGKAVEIAIAEQETENQRLIELRARLWQQLSSLGGIYLNGHPQNRLAGNLNISVEGVDGAALSLGLQSVVAVSSGSACSSNNVAPSYVLKALGHSDKLAYASVRFGIGRFNTVEEIDQVAKQVISTVQGLRSAAVVSC
- a CDS encoding restriction endonuclease subunit R, producing MVQVIQAQNVGIAYLEERFSLEQTDNEAFFTEWWENLPEISDLEKQYLDKVKSHFLRLVKYPPLSEETVKLVVLSPLLSLAGFYDEPFFIRSESSTEITVEDKETIIRGRIDVLVIQQQLWLLVIESKRSAFSLSEAIPQALTYMLSNPHPTKPVFGLVMNGSDFIFLKISQINQPQYSLSNQFTLWKRENELYQVFRILKKLGQILN